A stretch of the Massilia sp. W12 genome encodes the following:
- the trpE gene encoding anthranilate synthase component I has product MTELEFNSLAAQGFNRIPLIAEALADLETPLSLYMKLAQSQNQGKNSFLLESVVGGERFGRYSFIGLPASTLLTAQGRKVEIRRDGELIEEFDGNPLDVIEQVQARFKVATRPGLPRFCGGFAGYFGYDVVRNIEKTLVSSCPKDDLHLPDIRLMLTEELAVIDNVTGKLYLIVYADPTQPEAYTRARNRLRDLRARLRRGIDFPVTSGSVRTPEIREFAKEDYLKAVARAHEYILAGDLMQVQIGQRIKKPFVDSPLLLYRALRSLNPSPYMYFYNFGDMHIVGASPEILVRKELLDDGGEKVTLRPIAGTRARGATPERDAELARELLADPKEIAEHVMLIDLARNDLGRICQTGTVQVTDQMVIEKYSHVQHIVSNVEGRLCEGMSNMDVLRATFPAGTLTGAPKVRAMEVIDELEISKRGVYGGACGYLSFSGAMDLAIAIRTGVIKDGMLYVQAAAGVVADSVFELEWKETENKARAVLRAAEQVQDGLDGEI; this is encoded by the coding sequence ATGACTGAACTTGAATTCAATTCCCTGGCTGCCCAGGGGTTTAACCGTATCCCCCTGATCGCCGAAGCACTGGCCGATCTGGAAACCCCGCTGTCGCTGTATATGAAGCTGGCGCAGTCGCAAAACCAGGGTAAAAACAGCTTTTTGCTGGAGTCGGTAGTGGGCGGCGAGCGCTTTGGCCGCTATTCCTTCATCGGCCTGCCGGCTTCCACCCTTCTCACCGCACAAGGGCGCAAGGTTGAAATCCGGCGCGATGGCGAGCTGATCGAAGAATTTGACGGCAATCCGCTGGATGTGATTGAGCAAGTGCAAGCCCGCTTCAAAGTCGCCACCCGCCCCGGTTTGCCGCGTTTTTGCGGTGGTTTCGCCGGCTATTTCGGCTATGACGTGGTGCGCAATATTGAGAAAACCCTGGTTTCCTCCTGTCCCAAAGATGATTTGCATCTGCCCGACATCCGCCTCATGCTGACCGAGGAACTGGCCGTGATCGACAATGTCACCGGCAAGCTGTATTTGATTGTGTACGCCGACCCGACCCAGCCGGAAGCCTACACCCGCGCGCGCAACCGCCTGCGCGATTTGCGCGCCCGCCTGCGCCGTGGCATTGATTTCCCGGTCACCAGCGGCTCGGTGCGCACCCCGGAAATCCGCGAATTCGCGAAAGAGGATTATTTAAAAGCGGTGGCCCGTGCGCATGAATACATTCTGGCCGGCGACTTGATGCAAGTGCAAATCGGGCAGCGCATCAAAAAGCCCTTTGTCGATTCGCCGCTGCTTTTGTATCGCGCGTTGCGTTCGCTCAATCCTTCCCCGTATATGTATTTCTACAATTTCGGCGATATGCACATCGTCGGCGCATCGCCGGAAATTCTGGTGCGCAAGGAATTGCTGGACGATGGCGGCGAAAAAGTCACCCTGCGCCCGATCGCCGGCACCCGTGCACGCGGCGCCACGCCTGAGCGCGATGCCGAGCTGGCGCGCGAATTGCTGGCTGACCCCAAGGAAATTGCTGAACATGTGATGCTGATTGATTTGGCGCGCAACGATCTGGGCCGCATTTGCCAGACCGGCACGGTGCAAGTGACAGATCAAATGGTGATCGAAAAATATTCCCATGTGCAGCACATCGTTTCGAATGTGGAAGGGCGCTTGTGCGAAGGCATGAGCAATATGGACGTGTTGCGCGCCACCTTCCCGGCAGGCACCCTGACCGGGGCGCCGAAAGTGCGGGCGATGGAAGTCATCGACGAATTGGAAATCAGCAAACGCGGCGTATATGGCGGCGCCTGCGGCTATTTGAGTTTTTCCGGCGCCATGGATTTGGCGATTGCAATCCGCACCGGCGTGATCAAAGACGGCATGTTGTATGTGCAGGCTGCAGCCGGCGTGGTGGCGGACTCAGTGTTTGAGCTGGAGTGGAAAGAAACCGAAAACAAGGCGCGCGCTGTTTTGCGTGCGGCAGAGCAGGTGCAAGACGGCCTGGATGGGGAGATCTGA
- a CDS encoding aminodeoxychorismate/anthranilate synthase component II encodes MLLMIDNYDSFTYNLVQYFGELGMEVRTFRNDEITLEQVRQLRPTHICISPGPKAPADAGISVPLLKEFAGQLPILGVCLGHQAIGEAFGGRVIRAQQVMHGKTSPIAHTGVGVFHGLPSPFVVTRYHSLAIERDSLPDCLEITAWTDDGEIMGVRHKSLPLQGVQFHPESILSEHGHALLRNFLEQK; translated from the coding sequence ATGCTTTTGATGATAGACAACTACGACAGCTTTACCTACAACCTGGTGCAGTATTTTGGCGAACTGGGCATGGAGGTGCGCACCTTCCGCAATGATGAAATCACGCTTGAGCAAGTGCGCCAGCTGAGGCCCACACATATTTGCATTTCCCCCGGGCCGAAAGCGCCGGCGGACGCCGGCATTTCTGTCCCCCTGCTCAAAGAATTCGCCGGCCAATTGCCGATTCTGGGCGTCTGTCTGGGACATCAGGCAATCGGCGAAGCCTTTGGCGGGCGCGTGATCCGTGCGCAGCAAGTGATGCACGGCAAAACCAGTCCGATTGCGCATACCGGCGTCGGCGTATTTCATGGCTTGCCATCGCCCTTTGTGGTGACGCGTTACCACTCGCTGGCGATTGAACGCGACAGCCTGCCGGATTGTCTGGAAATCACAGCCTGGACCGATGATGGCGAAATCATGGGCGTGCGTCATAAGAGCTTGCCGCTGCAAGGGGTGCAATTCCATCCGGAATCCATCCTGTCAGAACATGGCCATGCGCTGTTGCGCAATTTCCTGGAACAGAAATAA